A single genomic interval of Hemiscyllium ocellatum isolate sHemOce1 chromosome 37, sHemOce1.pat.X.cur, whole genome shotgun sequence harbors:
- the LOC132833577 gene encoding lysophosphatidic acid receptor 6 gives MNNSQELFSDENCNLEANFQYYLFPIIYSIVFVLGLIGNVTALCLLTKQMKKSSPSYVYITNLAVIDIIYICTLPFRIHYHIKKNDWPFGDITCRITGTLYFANIYISVAFLSIICVDRYIAVVYPRKYIRMRSTHFSKIISALVWIFSLTVMLSLVFGGSLSTTFKNNMTACFENFDAETWSKRMAAYNIAVLLFGFVIPFTIIMVFYPLAAKKIAQLKGSVYREKALTMIRVILVISVFCFVPYHAIHLLHFLARLRFIQNCAFSSFVYKFRRITMALVSLNSIFDPLIYYFATIHFKLNYSKQKRSIKQILHYDQENKLVKQDDNIVWQKMEI, from the coding sequence ATGAATAATTCACAGGAGCTTTTCTCAGATGAAAACTGCAATCTTGAAGCCAATTTCCAGTATTATTTATTTCCAATCATCTACAGCATTGTGTTCGTTTTGGGCTTGATTGGCAATGTCACAGCCTTGTGTCTTTTGACCAAGCAAATGAAGAAATCCTCCCCATCTTATGTGTACATTACAAACCTGGCTGTCATAGACATCATTTACATTTGCACCTTACCTTTTAGAATCCACTACCACATCAAAAAGAACGACTGGCCCTTTGGGGATATCACCTGCCGGATTACGGGCACTCTCTATTTCGCTAACATATACATCAGTGTTGCTTTCCTCAGCATCATTTGTGTGGACCGTTATATTGCAGTGGTCTATCCAAGAAAATACATCAGGATGCGGAGCACACACTTCTCAAAGATCATCTCAGCTCTGGTGTGGATCTTCTCTCTGACTGTTATGCTTTCCCTGGTCTTTGGTGGCtcactcagcaccaccttcaaaAACAACATGACGGCTTGCTTTGAGAACTTTGACGCAGAGACCTGGAGCAAAAGAATGGCAGCCTACAACATCGCGGTGCTCTTGTTTGGTTTTGTCATCCCATTTACCATCATCATGGTATTTTATCCTTTGGCAGCGAAGAAAATAGCCCAGCTGAAAGGCAGTGTCTACAGGGAAAAGGCATTGACAATGATCCGAGTCATTTTGGTGATCTCAGTTTTTTGTTTTGTCCCTTATCATGCTATCCATTTGCTCCATTTCCTTGCTCGCTTGAGATTTATTCAGAACTGTGCTTTCAGCAGCTTTGTCTACAAGTTCAGGAGAATTACCATGGCCCTTGTCAGCCTCAACAGCATTTTTGACCCCCTGATATACTATTTTGCAACCATCCATTTTAAGTTAAATTATAGCAAACAAAAGAGGTCAATTAAGCAAATTTTACATTATGATCAAGAAAATAAGCTAGTTAAGCAGGATGACAACATTGTCTGGCAGAAAATGGAAATCTGA